From a region of the Halodesulfovibrio sp. genome:
- a CDS encoding HypC/HybG/HupF family hydrogenase formation chaperone, producing the protein MCLAIPAEVVEIQSDTMAKCRVGQSETYIDASTMLLESPAEIGDFVIVHAGFALRKLDFDEAQETLRLLRQMAGINEDTPGAF; encoded by the coding sequence ATGTGTCTTGCAATTCCTGCTGAAGTTGTAGAAATTCAGTCTGATACCATGGCAAAATGTCGTGTGGGGCAAAGTGAAACGTACATTGATGCCTCAACTATGCTTTTAGAAAGTCCTGCCGAAATTGGCGACTTTGTGATTGTTCACGCCGGGTTCGCGCTGCGTAAACTCGATTTTGATGAAGCACAGGAGACACTGCGCCTACTCAGGCAGATGGCAGGAATTAATGAAGATACACCGGGTGCTTTTTAA
- the ileS gene encoding isoleucine--tRNA ligase, translated as MSDYKKTLHLPKTKFPMKANLSQKEPEMLKEWESKKAYDAMLAASGENGEYVLHDGPPYANGHLHLGHALNKVLKDIIIKSQNMQGKKAQYVPGWDCHGLPIELKVEQQLGDKKKTIPEHVFRKVCREYAEKFVGIQRKEFKRLGVLGEWENPYLTMHPSYEAATARELGRFMENGSVARSKKPIYWCASCKTALAEAEVEYDDHVSPSIYVRFPMNDARVKEAFPQADPAKTYAIIWTTTPWTIPDNMAIAVHPELEYSLVAVNGDFYLLASALVEDNAETFGWEDYSVVGTTTGDKLEGIVAKHPIYDRESPICLGDHVTTESGTGCVHTAPGHGREDFEVGQKYGLEIYSPMDDEARFLDSVEFFAGLTITEANPKVIEKLEEVGNLLAQAKVKHSYPHCWRCKKPVIFRATTQWFITMEANDLRKRSLDAIRNDVKWIPLWGEERIYNMVENRPDWCISRQRMWGVPIIALLCKSCDEAWYDTDWVKGIVDKFAEHKTGCDYWFEADIADLVPEDLACPKCGGHHWKRSRDILDVWFDSGTSFAAVVEQRPELSFPADMYLEGSDQHRGWFHSSLLASMGTRGCPPYKEVLTHGYVVDGEGKKMSKSLGNGIEPEEVIKKYGAEILRMWASSVEYREDVRISEEILSRLVDAYRRIRNTSRYLLGNISDLPADELVPFEEMEALDRYAVDLVCRAHEKIQTAYSEYEFHKVYHTLHNLCTTDLSSFYLDILKDRLYSSAANSKERRSAQTAMLHIITLLVRNMAPVLSFTAEEVFKYIPEGLKPNVDTVFALSSKELQLFSITDEERANWETLLHVRSEMTKAIEPVRKEGIVGHPLDTHITLYMTAPIAEKLEALKTDLRANFIVSQLSTAKFEDAPADAFASEVVEGLKISVAKAEGEKCERCWIYSNELGSDSEHPTICPRCTSVLQTAN; from the coding sequence ATGAGCGACTACAAAAAGACGCTGCATCTCCCAAAAACTAAATTTCCTATGAAGGCTAACCTTTCCCAAAAAGAGCCAGAAATGCTCAAAGAATGGGAAAGCAAAAAAGCCTACGATGCAATGCTCGCTGCAAGCGGCGAGAACGGTGAGTACGTCCTGCACGACGGCCCTCCATATGCTAACGGTCACCTCCACCTTGGTCATGCACTGAACAAGGTTCTTAAAGATATAATTATTAAGTCTCAGAACATGCAGGGCAAAAAAGCTCAGTACGTTCCGGGCTGGGACTGCCACGGTCTCCCAATTGAGCTTAAAGTAGAACAGCAGCTTGGTGATAAGAAAAAAACTATTCCTGAGCACGTGTTCCGTAAAGTATGTCGCGAATACGCAGAAAAATTTGTAGGCATTCAGCGTAAAGAATTTAAACGCCTTGGTGTGCTTGGTGAGTGGGAAAACCCGTACCTTACCATGCATCCTTCTTACGAAGCAGCAACTGCACGCGAACTGGGTCGTTTCATGGAAAACGGTTCTGTAGCACGCAGCAAAAAGCCAATTTACTGGTGTGCTTCTTGTAAGACAGCTCTCGCTGAAGCAGAAGTTGAATACGACGATCACGTATCCCCTTCTATTTATGTTCGCTTCCCTATGAACGACGCACGCGTTAAAGAAGCGTTCCCTCAGGCTGACCCTGCAAAAACCTATGCAATTATCTGGACAACCACTCCATGGACAATTCCAGATAACATGGCAATTGCGGTTCACCCAGAGCTTGAATACAGCCTTGTTGCTGTTAATGGTGACTTTTACCTTCTCGCTTCTGCACTTGTAGAAGACAACGCAGAAACTTTTGGCTGGGAAGATTACTCTGTAGTCGGCACCACCACTGGTGACAAACTTGAAGGCATTGTTGCAAAGCACCCTATTTATGATCGTGAATCTCCAATTTGCCTTGGCGATCACGTTACTACAGAATCCGGTACTGGTTGTGTTCACACCGCACCGGGACATGGTCGCGAAGACTTTGAAGTAGGTCAGAAATACGGGCTTGAAATCTACTCTCCAATGGACGACGAAGCTCGTTTCCTTGATTCCGTAGAGTTCTTTGCTGGTCTTACCATTACCGAAGCAAACCCTAAGGTAATTGAAAAACTTGAAGAAGTTGGTAATCTTTTAGCACAAGCGAAAGTAAAACACTCTTACCCGCACTGCTGGAGATGTAAAAAGCCTGTTATCTTCCGTGCGACCACACAGTGGTTCATCACAATGGAAGCTAACGATCTTCGCAAGCGCTCTCTTGATGCTATCCGTAACGATGTTAAATGGATTCCATTATGGGGTGAAGAACGCATCTACAACATGGTAGAAAACCGCCCTGACTGGTGTATCTCCCGTCAGCGCATGTGGGGCGTTCCTATTATCGCGTTGCTTTGTAAAAGCTGTGATGAAGCTTGGTACGACACCGACTGGGTTAAAGGCATTGTAGATAAATTTGCTGAACACAAAACAGGTTGTGACTACTGGTTTGAAGCAGATATTGCTGATCTCGTACCAGAAGATCTTGCTTGTCCTAAGTGTGGCGGTCACCACTGGAAGCGCAGCAGAGACATTCTCGACGTATGGTTCGATTCCGGCACAAGCTTTGCCGCTGTAGTTGAGCAACGCCCTGAACTCAGCTTTCCTGCTGACATGTACCTTGAAGGTTCTGACCAGCACCGTGGTTGGTTCCACAGCTCCTTGCTGGCTTCCATGGGTACTCGTGGATGTCCTCCATACAAAGAAGTTCTTACTCACGGCTACGTTGTAGACGGTGAAGGTAAGAAGATGTCCAAGTCTTTGGGCAACGGCATTGAGCCAGAAGAAGTTATCAAAAAATACGGCGCAGAAATCCTGCGCATGTGGGCTTCTTCTGTTGAATACCGTGAAGATGTTCGTATTTCTGAAGAAATTCTGAGCCGCCTTGTTGACGCATACCGTCGTATCCGTAACACAAGCCGCTACTTGCTCGGCAACATCAGCGATCTTCCTGCTGACGAGCTTGTACCATTTGAAGAAATGGAAGCTCTCGACCGTTATGCTGTTGACCTTGTATGCCGCGCTCATGAAAAAATTCAGACTGCATACTCTGAATACGAATTCCACAAGGTATACCATACGCTGCATAACCTGTGCACAACCGATCTTTCTTCATTCTACTTGGATATCCTGAAAGATCGCCTATACTCTTCCGCTGCAAACAGTAAAGAGCGCCGTTCTGCACAGACTGCCATGCTGCACATTATCACCTTGCTGGTTCGCAACATGGCTCCAGTTCTCAGCTTTACTGCTGAAGAAGTGTTTAAATACATCCCTGAAGGTCTCAAACCAAACGTTGATACTGTATTTGCACTTTCTTCTAAAGAGTTACAGCTGTTCTCCATCACTGATGAAGAGCGTGCTAACTGGGAAACATTGCTTCATGTTCGTTCTGAAATGACAAAAGCGATTGAGCCGGTTCGTAAAGAAGGTATTGTTGGTCATCCGTTGGATACCCATATTACCCTGTACATGACTGCACCTATCGCTGAAAAGCTTGAAGCACTGAAAACAGACCTGCGTGCAAACTTCATTGTTTCTCAGCTTTCAACAGCTAAATTTGAAGATGCTCCTGCCGATGCTTTTGCATCTGAAGTTGTGGAAGGTCTCAAAATTTCAGTTGCAAAAGCTGAAGGTGAAAAATGCGAACGCTGCTGGATTTACAGCAACGAGCTTGGTTCAGATAGCGAACACCCAACAATCTGCCCACGCTGTACCAGCGTATTGCAGACTGCAAACTAA
- the lspA gene encoding signal peptidase II, with product MHTRYLIVYGIGIFSIIADQFTKWLTVQNIPLWSGFPVIPDFFNLVHVLNRGAAFGFLNSTETGWQIWLFSGAAVAACIAVHLMTRSAKPNNILFIALGLILGGAVGNLIDRIRIGAVIDFLDFYYKSYHWPAFNVADICICIGAGLMLFTIKDIS from the coding sequence ATGCACACTCGATATCTGATCGTCTACGGAATTGGTATTTTTTCTATCATAGCAGATCAGTTCACTAAATGGCTTACCGTTCAGAATATTCCACTTTGGAGCGGCTTCCCTGTTATTCCTGATTTCTTTAACTTAGTGCATGTGCTCAACCGCGGTGCAGCATTTGGATTTTTGAACAGCACTGAAACAGGCTGGCAAATATGGCTGTTCAGCGGTGCTGCCGTTGCAGCTTGTATCGCTGTGCACCTCATGACCCGTTCTGCCAAGCCGAATAACATTCTTTTTATTGCCCTTGGATTGATTCTTGGCGGTGCTGTTGGCAACCTTATTGATCGCATCAGAATAGGTGCGGTAATAGATTTTCTCGATTTTTATTATAAAAGTTACCATTGGCCAGCGTTTAACGTTGCAGACATATGCATATGCATAGGCGCAGGGCTAATGCTGTTTACCATTAAAGACATCTCGTAA
- a CDS encoding PLD nuclease N-terminal domain-containing protein, which translates to MTDLLPILNVFSLTEMHPAMLALALALPILPNLWSIWHSYKHEFSTPMEKYGWMLAGVMLPVIGGIIYLLFGFRRTTGLASWAKPPQHKG; encoded by the coding sequence ATGACTGACTTGCTGCCAATACTTAATGTCTTTTCTTTGACGGAAATGCATCCAGCGATGTTAGCCCTTGCTCTCGCACTTCCCATTCTGCCTAATTTATGGTCTATTTGGCATTCATATAAACATGAATTTTCTACACCAATGGAAAAATACGGCTGGATGCTCGCTGGTGTAATGCTGCCAGTCATAGGCGGAATTATCTATTTACTGTTCGGCTTCCGTCGCACTACCGGTCTCGCCTCATGGGCTAAACCACCTCAACATAAAGGATAA
- the ybgF gene encoding tol-pal system protein YbgF → MRIAIRVTVLCISTVFLFACVKQEQVNLLERKISQQDQQILELNNSVGSTSQALENVRPEQADILSELKGMKVAVATLEGQVEDVQNETGDVATLQANVSDITKRIAQIESALRMMSSQLGIENSLPAPTAAASTPQAVSNQQQASSGAMLPNQNGQVVSGAAQAATTPTAQTPAPTPTPAPQKLAPEDLADALYKSALQAFNERRYEDAQRMWSEYEKTYPKSKLAANAKFWQGEAYFQMKNYPRATLAYEEVIKKYSKSNKYPQALLKQGLSFLKQGKTNAGKFRLTQLVQNFPKSVEAKRAKQELAKK, encoded by the coding sequence ATGCGAATTGCTATTCGTGTAACAGTTCTATGTATTAGTACCGTTTTTCTTTTCGCCTGCGTTAAGCAGGAACAAGTAAACCTGCTTGAGCGAAAAATTTCTCAGCAGGATCAACAGATTCTTGAACTAAACAACTCTGTTGGATCTACTTCTCAGGCACTTGAAAATGTGCGCCCAGAGCAAGCTGATATCTTGTCCGAACTTAAAGGAATGAAAGTTGCTGTTGCAACACTCGAAGGACAAGTTGAAGATGTCCAGAACGAAACAGGTGACGTTGCTACGCTCCAGGCAAATGTTTCCGACATTACAAAACGCATTGCACAAATTGAAAGTGCATTACGTATGATGTCGTCCCAGCTGGGCATTGAAAATTCGCTGCCTGCTCCTACTGCGGCTGCCTCAACACCACAAGCAGTTTCTAATCAGCAGCAGGCATCTTCTGGTGCAATGCTTCCAAACCAGAACGGACAAGTTGTTTCAGGTGCTGCGCAAGCTGCAACCACACCTACAGCTCAGACTCCAGCACCGACACCTACTCCGGCTCCACAAAAATTAGCACCTGAAGATCTTGCGGATGCTTTATACAAAAGTGCATTGCAAGCATTTAATGAGCGCCGATACGAAGACGCACAGCGTATGTGGAGTGAGTATGAAAAAACCTACCCGAAATCAAAATTAGCGGCTAACGCCAAGTTCTGGCAAGGTGAAGCATATTTCCAAATGAAAAACTACCCTCGTGCGACATTAGCGTATGAGGAAGTTATTAAAAAGTATTCAAAAAGTAATAAGTACCCGCAGGCTTTGTTAAAACAAGGTCTCAGTTTCCTTAAACAAGGCAAAACGAATGCCGGTAAGTTCCGCCTTACTCAGTTGGTTCAAAATTTCCCTAAATCAGTGGAAGCCAAACGAGCAAAACAGGAGCTTGCTAAAAAGTAA
- a CDS encoding NIL domain-containing protein gives MTKEYRKNVHLTFPPTISGSPVICDLTRMFDLSFNILKAQITPRKEGHMTVEIIGSKENYQKGIEYLEKNRIVVTPVTQRISRDEESCMHCGMCTAICPNGSLFVDREKRLVEFDIDRCTACGMCVRVCPVNAMHVDSENGMI, from the coding sequence ATGACAAAAGAGTACCGTAAAAATGTCCATCTGACTTTTCCTCCGACCATTTCCGGTTCACCTGTTATCTGTGACCTTACTCGAATGTTCGATCTTTCTTTCAACATTCTAAAAGCACAGATTACCCCTCGCAAAGAAGGGCATATGACAGTTGAAATCATAGGGTCGAAAGAAAATTACCAGAAAGGAATCGAGTATCTGGAAAAAAACCGCATTGTTGTAACACCTGTGACGCAGCGAATCTCACGCGATGAAGAATCCTGTATGCACTGTGGTATGTGTACGGCAATCTGTCCTAATGGTTCTCTTTTTGTTGATCGTGAAAAACGTCTTGTAGAGTTTGATATTGACCGCTGCACTGCTTGCGGTATGTGCGTACGGGTTTGCCCTGTTAACGCAATGCATGTTGATTCTGAAAATGGAATGATCTAA
- a CDS encoding protein phosphatase CheZ, translated as MTCEDTHVMDEILDRVSDQLASSITNTITASVENTLSEHLTQALLEGEFYKKLSIEMHEGLQSIYSEITAGDTTAPDASEEKKATQLFGEASEQLDAVYSTLESATDDIMTIVEQQIQMRELALAHLQNARRAQPDNKDLAALASLEDKLSQNMNGIMTALSFQDLAGQRILRIVGALQNLKSTVSHLYSTSDFIAVKKAEKKSQAKQADVTKPVTNSELKGPSDTASQSDVDNLLASLGL; from the coding sequence ATGACATGCGAAGACACTCATGTAATGGATGAAATCCTAGATCGAGTTTCTGACCAACTCGCTAGCAGCATTACCAACACCATTACCGCCAGTGTGGAAAATACCCTAAGTGAACACCTTACACAGGCATTGCTTGAAGGTGAATTCTACAAAAAACTCAGTATTGAAATGCACGAAGGTCTTCAGTCCATTTATTCTGAGATTACTGCCGGTGATACTACTGCTCCTGATGCATCTGAAGAAAAAAAAGCAACACAACTTTTCGGTGAAGCATCAGAACAGCTTGATGCTGTATACTCAACACTCGAAAGTGCAACTGACGACATCATGACAATCGTCGAACAGCAAATCCAAATGCGCGAGCTTGCGCTTGCCCACCTTCAAAATGCGCGCCGTGCACAGCCAGACAATAAAGACTTAGCCGCACTGGCCTCCCTTGAAGATAAACTCAGCCAGAATATGAACGGGATTATGACAGCACTAAGCTTTCAAGACCTTGCTGGACAACGTATTCTCCGCATTGTTGGCGCGCTGCAAAACCTTAAATCCACAGTATCTCACTTATACTCCACCAGTGACTTTATTGCAGTGAAGAAAGCTGAGAAGAAATCTCAAGCAAAGCAGGCTGATGTTACTAAACCAGTAACTAATTCCGAATTAAAAGGTCCAAGTGACACTGCAAGTCAGTCTGATGTCGACAACCTGCTTGCGTCTCTCGGGCTTTAG